One part of the Populus alba chromosome 18, ASM523922v2, whole genome shotgun sequence genome encodes these proteins:
- the LOC118056700 gene encoding protein SMALL AUXIN UP-REGULATED RNA 12-like — protein sequence MDDNSGSKLTGIRQIVRLKEILQKWQSVTIGSKETSLPRPPSDQPSCGIPPAINNRLNSVKCCDSDEESCHSPEPPADVPKGYLAVYVGPELRRFIIPTSYLSHSLFKVLLVKVEEEFGFDHNGALTIPCEIETFKFLLQCMENHPKDHEDEGPAEDAFTVEE from the exons ATGGATGACAATAGTGGCAGCAAGTTGACTGGAATTCGCCAGATTGTTAGGCTAAAGGAAATTCTCCAAAAGTGGCAATCTGTAACGATCGGCTCAAAAGAAACCAGCCTACCCAGGCCTCCCTCGGATCAACCCTCCTGTGGCATTCCGCCAGCAATAAATAACAGGCTGAACAGTGTTAAGTGTTGTGATTCTGATGAGGAGAGTTGCCACAGTCCAGAACCGCCAGCTGATGTACCCAAAGGGTATCTGGCGGTTTATGTTGGACCAGAGCTTCGGAGGTTTATCATCCCAACTAGCTACCTTAGCCACTCCCTGTTCAAGGTTTTGCTGGTAAAGGTTGAAGAGGAGTTTGGGTTTGATCATAATGGTGCGCTTACTATCCCTTGTGAAATTGAGACCTTTAAGTTTCTCCTACAGTGCATGGAGAACCATCCAAAGGACCATGAAGATGAAGGCCCCG CTGAAGATGCTTTTACTGTTGAAGAGTAA
- the LOC118056701 gene encoding sucrose synthase codes for MAERALTRVHSIRERVDETLKAHRNEIVALLTRIESKGKGILQHHQIVAEFEAIPEDTRKTLAGGAFAEVLRSTQEAIVVPPWIALALRPRPGVWEYIRLNVQALVVEDLRVAEYLHFKEELVDGGCNGNFVLELDFEPFNASFPRPTLSKYIGNGVEFLNRHLSAKLFHDKESLHPLLAFLKVHCHKGKNMMLNDRIRNLDSLQYVLRKAEEFLSALKPDTPYSQFEHKFQEIGLERGWGDTAERVLEMIRLLLDLLEAPDPCTLETFLGRIPMVFNVVIMSPHGYFAQDNVLGYPDTGGQVVYILDQVRALENEMLQRIKKQGLDITPRILIITRLLPDAAGTTCGQRLEKVYGSEHCDILRVPFRDGKGMVRKWISRFEVWPYLETFTEDVAAEIAKELQGKPDLIIGNYSDGNIVASLLAHKLGVTECTIAHALEKTKYPDSDIYWKKFDEKYHFSCQFTADLFAMNHTDFIITSTFQEIAGSKDTVGQYESHTAFTLPGLYRVVHGIDVFDPKFNIVSPGADESIYFPYTDEKRRLTSFHPEIDELLYSPVENEEHLCVLKDRNKPILFTMARLDRVKNLSGLVEWYGKNTKLRELVNLVVVGGDRRKESKDLEEQAEMKKMYSHIEKYNLNGQFRWISSQMNRVRNGELYRYICDTKGAFVQPALYEAFGLTVVEAMTCGLPTFATCNGGPAEIIVHGKSGFHIDPYHGEQAAELLVDFFEKCKVDPTHWDKISHGGLQRIQEKYTWQIYSQRLLTLTGVYGFWKHVSNLDRLESRRYMEMFYALKYRKLAESVPLTKE; via the exons ATGGCTGAACGTGCTCTTACTCGTGTCCATAGCATTCGTGAACGTGTAGATGAGACTCTCAAGGCTCATCGCAATGAAATTGTTGCGTTACTCACAAG GATCGAAAGTAAGGGAAAAGGAATTCTCCAACACCACCAGATTGTTGCTGAGTTTGAAGCAATTCCTGAAGACACCAGGAAAACATTGGCAGGCGGTGCTTTTGCTGAAGTTCTCAGATCCACACAG GAAGCAATTGTTGTGCCTCCATGGATTGCTCTTGCTCTGCGCCCGAGGCCTGGTGTCTGGGAGTACATTAGACTGAATGTCCAAGCACTTGTTGTTGAGGATTTGCGTGTTGCTGAGTATCTTCATTTCAAGGAGGAGCTTGTTGATGGAGG CTGCAACGGCAACTTCGTGCTTGAATTGGACTTCGAACCATTCAATGCATCTTTCCCTCGCCCAACTCTTTCAAAGTATATTGGTAATGGTGTTGAGTTCCTCAATCGCCATCTTTCGGCTAAGTTGTtccatgacaaggaaagcctgCATCCCCTGCTTGCATTTCTCAAAGTGCACTGTCACAAGGGGAAG AATATGATGCTGAATGACAGAATTCGTAACCTAGATTCTCTGCAATATGTTCTGAGAAAGGCTGAGGAGTTTCTGTCTGCTCTGAAACCTGATACTCCATATTCTCAATTTGAACACAAGTTCCAGGAGATTGGCTTGGAGAGAGGATGGGGTGATACTGCTGAGCGTGTTCTTGAGATGATTCGACTTCTTTTGGATCTTCTTGAGGCACCAGATCCCTGCACTCTCGAAACATTCCTAGGCAGAATTCCTATGGTTTTCAATGTTGTGATTATGTCCCCTCATGGATACTTTGCCCAAGACAATGTTTTGGGGTATCCTGATACTGGAGGCCAG GTTGTTTACATTTTGGATCAAGTCCGTGCCTTGGAGAATGAAATGCTTCAGCGTATCAAGAAGCAAGGACTTGATATTACCCCCCGAATTCTCATT ATTACTCGACTACTCCCTGATGCAGCAGGAACCACTTGTGGTCAACGTTTGGAGAAAGTGTATGGATCTGAGCATTGTGATATTCTTCGAGTTCCCTTCAGAGATGGAAAGGGTATGGTCCGCAAATGGATCTCTCGCTTTGAAGTGTGGCCATACCTAGAAACTTTCACCGAG GACGTTGCTGCTGAAATTGCTAAGGAGTTGCAGGGCAAGCCTGATCTTATCATTGGAAATTACAGTGATGGAAACATCGTTGCCTCCTTGTTAGCACACAAATTAGGTGTTACAGAG TGCACCATTGCGCATGCtctagaaaaaacaaagtatcCAGACTCAGATATATACTGGAAGAAGTTTGATGAAAAGTACCACTTCTCATGCCAGTTTACAGCTGATCTTTTTGCAATGAACCATACAGATTTCATTATCACCAGCACATTCCAAGAGATTGCTGGAAG CAAGGATACTGTTGGACAGTATGAAAGCCACACTGCTTTCACTCTCCCTGGCCTCTATAGAGTTGTTCATGGTATTGATGTCTTTGATCCCAAATTCAACATTGTATCCCCTGGCGCTGATGAGAGCATATACTTCCCCTACACTGACGAGAAACGTAGGTTGACTTCTTTCCATCCAGAAATTGACGAGCTTCTTTACAGCCCTGTTGAGAATGAAGAGCACTT ATGTGTGCTAAAAGACCGAAACAAACCAATTCTATTTACCATGGCAAGGCTGGACAGAGTTAAGAATTTATCTGGTCTTGTAGAATGGTATGGAAAGAACACCAAGCTACGTGAATTAGTTAATCTTGTTGTAGTTGGTGGAGATAGAAGAAAGGAGTCTAAAGATCTGGAAGAGCAAGCTGAGATGAAGAAAATGTACAGTCACATTGAGAAATACAACTTGAATGGGCAGTTCAGATGGATTTCTTCTCAGATGAACCGTGTGAGGAATGGAGAGCTTTACCGTTACATTTGTGATACCAAGGGAGCTTTCGTGCAGCCTGCTTTGTACGAGGCTTTTGGATTGACAGTTGTTGAGGCCATGACTTGTGGTTTGCCAACTTTTGCTACTTGCAATGGTGGTCCTGCTGAGATCATCGTGCATGGAAAATCCGGATTCCACATCGATCCTTATCATGGCGAGCAGGCTGCTGAGCTCCTTGTTGACTTCTTTGAGAAGTGCAAGGTTGATCCCACTCACTGGGACAAAATCTCCCACGGAGGTCTGCAACGAATCCAAGAGAA GTATACCTGGCAAATCTACTCTCAAAGGCTCCTGACGCTCACAGGAGTTTATGGATTCTGGAAGCATGTTTCGAACCTTGATCGTCTTGAGAGCCGTCGGTACATGGAAATGTTCTATGCACTCAAATACCGTAAATTG GCTGAGTCTGTTCCTTTGACTAAGGAGTGA